CGCGCCGTGGGCTACCTTCAGCGACCAGAGCCGCGGCCGCATGCTGCCGGAAGAGCAGGACCCGATCCGGCCGGTGTTCCAGCGTGACCGTGACCGGGTGCTGCACTGCAAGGCGTTCCGACGGCTCAAACAAAAGACGCAGGTGTTCCTCTCGCCGGAGGGAGACCTGTACCGCACCCGACTGACCCATACGCTGGAGGTCTCGCAGATCGCGCGGACCATTGCCCGCGCCCTGCGGCTGAACGAAGATCTGACCGAAGCGATCAGCCTTGCCCATGATCTGGGCCACACGCCGTTTGGCCATGCCGGGGAGCGCGCGCTGAATGAGCTGTGCCCGGACGGCTTCAAGCACTACATGCAGAGCCTGCGTGTGGTGGACAAGCTGGAAAAGGACGGCCGGGGCCTGAATCTGACGTGGGAGGTGCGCAACGGCATCGTGACCCACACAAAGGGCACCTGGGCGGCAACGCCGGAAGGGCGCATCGTGCACATGGCGGATCAGATCGCCTATGTGAACCACGACATTGAGGACGCGGTGCGCGCCGGTGTGCTGGACCCGGCCACCCTGCCGAAGGACTGCACCGCCGTGCTGGGCCAGACAAAATCTGCCCGCATCACCACCATGATCAACAGTATCCTTGCCAACAGCGATGGGGATGTGAAGGTGGGCGCAGAGGAAAACGAAGCCTTCCTTGCGCTGCGGGATTTCATGTACGCTACCGTGTACGTGGACAAGACCGCCAAGCGGGAAGAGCAGAAGGTGGACAAGGTGATCGGGGAACTGTACGATTACTACCTGAACCATGTGGACCGGATGTCCAATTTTTACATCCAGCTGGCTTATCAGGAGGGCAGAGAACGTGCAGTGACTGATTACATCAGTGGCATGAGCGATGAATTTGCCATCCGCACTTTTGAGGAATTGTTTGTGCCCCGGAAGTGGCATGTCCTATAAATCCGAAAGGTCGTTTGAAAGATCCATGATCCCACACGAATACATTGAAGAACTGACCCGCCGCACCGACATTGTGGAGCTGGTGGGCAGCTATGTGCAGCTCAAGCGCAAGGGACGTTTGTATGGCGGCCTGTGCCCCTTCCACAGCGAAAAAACGCCCTCATTCTACGTCTACCCGGACACCCAGAGCTTTTACTGCTTTGGCTGCGGCGCAGGC
Above is a genomic segment from Faecalibacterium taiwanense containing:
- a CDS encoding deoxyguanosinetriphosphate triphosphohydrolase is translated as MDVRQRTEEIEHMTFAPWATFSDQSRGRMLPEEQDPIRPVFQRDRDRVLHCKAFRRLKQKTQVFLSPEGDLYRTRLTHTLEVSQIARTIARALRLNEDLTEAISLAHDLGHTPFGHAGERALNELCPDGFKHYMQSLRVVDKLEKDGRGLNLTWEVRNGIVTHTKGTWAATPEGRIVHMADQIAYVNHDIEDAVRAGVLDPATLPKDCTAVLGQTKSARITTMINSILANSDGDVKVGAEENEAFLALRDFMYATVYVDKTAKREEQKVDKVIGELYDYYLNHVDRMSNFYIQLAYQEGRERAVTDYISGMSDEFAIRTFEELFVPRKWHVL